Proteins co-encoded in one Eriocheir sinensis breed Jianghai 21 chromosome 5, ASM2467909v1, whole genome shotgun sequence genomic window:
- the LOC126984636 gene encoding uncharacterized protein LOC126984636 — MRHLVTAIMVLVALQTCVAQQNGRRFRQDSVERSRGGGGDYSGGAGGSYGGADSVEGFAGGVGSYSGGSEAGGAYDGVDSGESFVGGNVGYPGSAGGQGGSGGGGFGGGNHAGGGSAGGFGGGSSTGGGSAGGFGGGNNAGGGSGGGFGGGSSTGGGSAGGFGGGDYAGGNSGGSFETGDGRFGHGSG, encoded by the coding sequence ATGCGGCACCTGGTGACGGCAATAATGGTGTTAGTGGCGCTCCAGACGTGTGTGGCCCAACAAAACGGAAGGCGCTTTCGTCAAGACAGTGTTGAGAGGAGCCGTGGTGGCGGCGGAGACTACAGTGGTGGCGCTGGCGGCAGCTATGGTGGTGCTGACAGTGTTGAAGGCTTCGCCGGTGGTGTTGGTAGCTACAGTGGTGGTTCTGAGGCTGGCGGCGCCTACGATGGTGTTGACAGTGGTGAAAGCTTCGTCGGCGGTAATGTCGGCTACCCTGGTAGTGCTGGAGGCCAAGGCGGTTCTGGCGGCGGCGGCTTTGGGGGTGGCAACCATGCTGGTGGGGGTTCTGCCGGCGGCTTTGGGGGCGGCAGCAGCACTGGTGGGGGTTCTGCCGGCGGCTTTGGGGGTGGTAACAACGCTGGTGGAGGTTCTGGCGGCGGCTTTGGGGGCGGCAGCAGCACTGGTGGGGGTTCTGCCGGCGGCTTTGGGGGTGGCGACTATGCTGGTGGCAATTCTGGCGGCAGCTTTGAGACTGGTGATGGCAGATTTGGCCACGGCAGTGGCTAa